GGATGAGAGAAAtggagaggagggggagaaagACAAATTCAGGCAGGATTTGAAGAGAGCGTTAAGGAGTGATGGAGAGAGGGACACATTGGAAACAGTGTTTCGATCTTCatttaataattgaataataatCCCCCTTGAGACATGACCTAGAACTGGCAAAGAGGAAGAGAGGCAGCATCAGAGTGAGGATGACACACTGCTGCCCCCTTGTGATTTTATGATGTCACCACTTTCACatatgagcgtgtgtgtgtgctcacatgcTCATCAGCGTGTGTATGATTTACAACTGCAACCTGTCTCTGTCACACAGATATAGGCCCGTGTCTGTGAtggggagaaaaaaaaggtcTTTGGGATGTCAGAAAAAAATCTAGATCTATTTCACTTTGTCatacacactacactacacacactcatacactcgcagagacaggttcagacCTTATCTTCCTGTCAAGACGAGATTTTTTTTGGGGCTGATTTATGAGCTTTGGGGGGGGGACATGGCGAGGATGTTGACGTCTGACGTGAGCGCAATGTTGTGCTCAGGTTGATGTACGAGCGCTGGGGTTAGGGGACAGCACTGCGCTGACACCAGAGGTAGGAGTGGCGGCCCTGGGGCCCTCGGCCCGTACTGAAGAGCCAGCTCCGCATTCTCCGCATGCAGCAGCCCTGCagccacaaatacacacactctttcacacacacctgCTTTCTTTGTGTTATTAATAACTCAATAACTCTCTAGTAAAGATTTATTTGACCCCGGGTGAACATTCAAGCTAAAACGCATGCATCCGAAACACAGTATGCCGTACGCTGACATGTTATGATGTCTCTGCAGTGAGTGTTTGGTTAAGGCTAAAACAATCTGTGTATgtaaaaatattaaatattccACACATCGTTTGGAAATAGGTGACAATAAGCATTCATGTTAAATGCTAACTGCTATACGATAAAACCAAAAGTGCAGCTACAATTAGATTGCACTACTCGTTGTTCCATTATTTACTGAAAATattgtgtgttatgtgtgtagTAGTGACACATTTTTAATTATATTGTTCATTGTAGAACCCCATTCTATGAAAAAACATAATCATGTTTTGCACATACAAACATTGTAATTTATAATGCGTGTTGTACATCTTAATTACTTTAATTGCTCTGTGTGCTAAGAACTATGAGCTGCATTCAATGCATGTTTTggcaatataaattatatttattgTTATTCACTAAGGCTGATACATATTATTAGTATCCAGGGGCAGTTTAGACATAATACTTAAAATCTGCCTCACAGGCAAAAAACTGTTATTTCCTCTCAAATTGCACAAACATTTAATGATTATCCGAGGGGGGAAACAATCAAGAACATGTGCAATTATGATCTGTCGACTCTAGTTAATTCAAAATTGCCTGTTAAAAATTTATAGAAAATGCAATTATTTTTAATGTCTAAATGAAACACTTTCAATGGTTGTAAAAATGATTGTAATGATACAAAATGTATATTCTGCAGCGCTGTGTGTAACCAAGGTAACTTCGttactatggactgacggctttgggggccttgtaatattgcacatgtggGTTTGCACTTTATATAACGACTTCCTTTTGCACAGTAATAATGTCACTCAGCACTTTAGTGAACAGTTTGCACTTTATTAGCATGATTTGCACAGTACAGTTTGACATGGCCTATTGGCACATTGTTATATAATCTATACTATTTATTGATGTAGTAGTTGTTAAATGATTAAACCGTATTAATTGGAATGTCGTCTGGCAGATGCTGGTCGGTCCTCGGCTCCACCTGAAAAGAGAGGGGAGTTATAGCGAGAGCGCCGAGAGTGTTTATGATTGTGTCAGATTGACAGCGGATGAGATTCTTTATGGTGGTTGTGAAATAAAGACACGATGGTGTGCAACTCTACCTCCTCTCGTGTTTGGTTCTTTCACTGGAAATCCAGCCGCTAAAAGGGTCGCTGTCTCACACTGTGTTTATATGAATTCTGACTGTTTgccctctctctgtgtgtccagTCTGCGTAGGGAGGGCTACACGATGCAGGTGAACGTCAACGACTACCTGGACATCTACTGCCCTCATTACAACGACAGCCATCGCATGGTGGGCACCGGCGAGCAGTACATCCTCTACATGGTCAGTTACCGCGGTTACAGGAACTGCGACCCCCAGCTGGGCTTCAAGAGGTGGGAGTGCAACCGGCCCCACGCCCCCCACGCACCAATCAAGTTCTCCGAGAAGTTCCAGCGCTACAGTGCCTTCTCGCTGGGATACGAGTTCCACGTTGGACAGGAGTACTACTACATCTGTGAGTGGAACCAATATCACGATGAAACATATCAATATGAAGCTGTCTTGAAGTGGAAagcaaaatatattaattacagTAAAAGCTTGTGAGACGAGAGCCGTAATgtgacaaacacacactgtaATTATTTTGGGGATTTAACGATTAACTCAGTTAAGACCCTCCTTAGTTAATTTCAGGGTAACAAATTGTTGTTTCACATCTAATCAAATCACCCCGCAGTAAACCCAGGCTCGTACATTCTGTTGATTGTTAATCAAAATAACAACACTTCGTGGCAATGTGTAAAAGTAAAAATAGTGCGTTTTTAGCGTTTAGAAGAATGCATTATAAAAATTAATGTTTAAGATAGAGTGCTGCATTCTTGAACTACATTACTTGAAGGAGACGTTTCTAAAAACCTTTTGTTTCTGCAATTCGGTAATAAGAAAGCTGATCGAGACACAACTCATGTTTGTTTGGTTTTATGCAGGCTTGTTTTTGAAAAACCTCAAAATGCCTTTATTTTTTCAATTACCATGTAATATATTCAAATTCTAATATTCAGTCATAATGGGACATTTGGTtggttatatatttttgtattaaagACAATTTCACTTTTTTGACAGTAAGACAGAATGCACAATACCAGGAATGAGGCTTTTCCTGTCCTCTCTGTAGAGGAACATGTTATCTttataaaaacagttttaatTATGATATATTATAGAATACAATATTTTCTATAATGTATCAGAAGTCGCTCAAACTATCAAATTTGATGATTTATTTTTGCTGAAATGTGCTGTGTTCAAAACACAAAAGTTGCCTCAAAGCTGTCATTTCGAATTTCTGTGCCATTACTCTGCTGCATTTAGTAACCTCCAATAAAAACACCTCGTGAACTCACAGTTACCACAGTTGCTGTTTTCGGGTTGGAGAAACTAGAACTGAATGCTTCTTTCCTGCCATACACAGAGTGCTCATTTCCCTCTGCAGTAATGTGTACAATAAATGCAGGCCTATTTTTAGGAAAGGCAGTTGTAAGTCACAAACAGTTGCTGTATAATTGTAGCTTGTTGTCCAGTGCTTCCTGCAATAGTACAAAATAACCCAAGCGCAGCGATGTCGAGAACGTTTGATGTTATGTGTACAATTGTATGTTAGCTGTGTTTATTTTGGAACAGTCCCGTCTGGCTGATCGATGTTTCATGAGGTCAGCATCAGCGCCGACACTGATCCAGTTTGGACCGCTGTTTTACTTCTGATATCTCGCTTACATGTGAAGCAGCAAATCCCAACTTTTGTctgttttttttaagcagaccACATAACTGAAAGCATCATACGCATGTGAACACACATCTTTGTGCATTCTGTGTTTTTACAGCCACGCCCACCCACCATCACGGCCGCAGCTGTCTGAGACTACGAGTGTACGTCTGCTGCTCCAcgggtaagtgtgtgtgtgtgtgtgtgtgtgtgtgtgtgtgtgtgtgtgtgtgtgtgtgtgtgtgtgtgtgtgtgtgtgtgtgtgtgtgtgtgtgtgtgtgtgtgtgtgtgtgtgtgtgtgtgtgtgtgtgtgtgtgtgtgtgtgtgtgtgtgtgtgtgtgtgtgtgtgtgtgtgtgtgtgtgtgtgtgtgtgtgtgtgtgtgtgtgtattgtatgtgtgtgcgtgcgagCATTAGTGTTTGACCTATAATGCAATGCTAGGACGTGTTTGCAGACAGTATCTGCATCCATCTGGCCACTCTACCCATCTGGCAGGCTACGggctccccacacacacacacacacacacacacacacacacacacacacacacacacacacacacacacacacacacacacacacacacacacacgctgactGCATACAGATGCATACATAATCTAAATACAGTCTAAAACAGGCAGAGCTATTAATACTCCTGCTGAGTTTCCCCTGCAGCATTTTCACTCGCGGCACAGAACCCCTCTTGCTCCTCTTTTTTTCccgcttctctctctctctctttttctgactctctgttctctctctccctaGTCCCCATCCACAGCAGCAGAGAGGAGCAGCTCCAGCTTTGAAGaccctcaccccccccccccccccacttctcaCCTCCTCTCTCTATTCCTCCCTCTTTCAGCCCTCCCCCTCGCCCCCTGTCAGAATCCATTTATTGCTGTGTGCGGTCAGTGGGTGTCTGTGTATATGTAGTGTTAACCTTTCCATCTCGCTCTCCTGCCTTCCTtcaatctctcacacacactcactcacacacacacacacacacacacacacacacacacacacacacacacacacacacacacacacacacacacacacacacacacacacacacacacacacacacacacacacacacacacacacacacacacacacacagactttgATCCCTGGCCTGTCCGGTCCTTTTAACTTCCATAGCCCTGTAGTATTAACCGCTCCTCCCTTTCACCCCCCTCTATCGCTCGCCATCCCTTTTCACACACTGCCTCTCTTCAGTTTGATCTGCCTCCCTTCACCTCCCATCTTTCagcctctttttctctctcctttttttctctccctcttgTTCTGCTGGTTATGTTGTGGCTTGTCAGTCTGTCTGCTCCGGGGTATTTATTTTAACCCCTGCACCTTTTGCGTTGCTGCTCTCTCACATGTTTCTCTGAAGATGTCAGGTTGAATCTTATTAAAATCTTTTGGGAGCAGTGGTTTAACCCATGCtctctcaccctctccctccttcTTTTGCCGCCTCACTCAATGACCTCTGTGTCTCTCTTTCAGCCTCTGACGTGGATGATGAGCCAGAGCCTACAGAACCAGACTACACGCTTAGACCAGGCCTAAAACTGGAAGATAGTGGTGAGTCACGCACACACGTAGTCGTTGAGTAAGTGTGGAGCACTTACATCCGGCCTGTCTGAATTCACAAAAACAGACATACACTCGTGTTTGTCATTCAGATCATAACAGCCTCAAATCATGGCAATTATATGATACACACTTTTCCAGGTGCCGTTAAATGATTATTAATGTTTTATTCTTACTTTTAACAAATCCCATAAACTGACATGTGTCCATGTGTCTGTAGCACTTTCTGAACAGGTCACACACATATTAGTTAATTCTTCTTTAAAGCTCAGCGATTAATGTATCTAAAAAttatatttagtttgttaagtCACATCTACATTTGCATCTCTAAacaaatatcattattttaatcagTAACATTTCATCTTTATCTGTCCTTTACTGCCTTATGTTTGATTAATAAGCATGTAGGCATCTTTTAAAGACAAATGATTGTGTCCTTGGGTAGTCGGGTTAGTCTGGGCAGCATATAATACCGGTGAAATAAATGAGCAAATCAACATTTTTAGTGATTCAAAGCTTCTCCCATTTCTATTGTGGTAGCTGGAAAATTAGAGGGCACTTATCAGACAGATTGTAGTAAGTACGATGAAGCTTTAAATATAGGGTGGACAAAAATATGAAAATGGAAAAAATACTCCCTAACCAACCCTGATGTGAATTACACACTTGTCATCTGATGGGatttattgacaataacaaaagAATAACATGCTGTTGCTTTATTATCTGAATACTGACAGCACTTTAAACGTTCATATTTGACGGCAGAGAGACCAGTTCAATCTCCATGCAGCATCAAAAGTCCAAAGTTAAATGTGGCATTTTCAAAAGACGGCTTCAGCAGAGTTAACTTCACAGCACCAGCTGGCTTGGCAGGCTGCTGATCCCGCTAAACAACTACATGCATATTCATCTCACACTCGCCATTTTCACCCGGatatgcaaaaaagaaaaagaagatatTTATCAGATTTCCTGTAACTTCTAAATCTTGTGCCCCTAGTTTGTTTGTGTTGCTCTGATCAGGGTTACGAAACTTGGGGGAATCATGGCAATCATGTTAGCACTGGAACTGTATAAAATATGGCAGCGATTTAAGGGGGAAGCAGAGCAGTAAATCAATAAGTGACAGGCTTTGGGATGATCATGCGCTTGCTGCTCAGTGTTATGAGCAGCACAATAACAACATGCACAGATAGCTTGGCCTGGCTACCCGTTACACATTCAGACATTTGGGGATCAATCATCATCCTGTCCTGCTTTCACACACCTCTCCAAGGTAGCTTGTAAAATATGGTTCTGTCAATGTGCATGCTCACATGCGTGTCAGTGCATAATAAATCAGTGTGTTCGCATAACTGTCATAAGAAAACGTATCACTGTGGCCAAGGCAGCATGTTGTTTGAGTTTGTGGAGATACCTCTCTTATTTTTCTTCCCTCCATCATTCTTTCAtcttgtttttttcccctcacCCCATCTTCTTCCTCCATGCCCTCCTCATCCTCCCGCTCTTTAATTCCCATCCTCCATTTTTCCTCCCAGCGCACAAGTAGAAACGCAGTGGAGGAGAAAGCCACCAAAACCAAGTTTATTCATCTTTTGATGTGTGAAATTAAGTTTTTCCCACTTCTAACATTTTAGTTTGATATTAATCTTAGGGTTATCAAATGCACGAATGTTGTCACAGATCTAAGTAAAGTAACCCATAATTGTGTTTGTCTCTTCTACATATATATCACGTTTCCACGCCAATTGTGCACATTATTCTCTGCACGTATCAAATATAGTCAAATAACAGAATACATATAACCTTTAACTGAAACATTGCCAAATAAATTACAGGTTACACAGAAGAGTATacggaaaataaaaaaggttatTTCCACAAAAGAACAGTTGAACAAATAAAGAATGTGAGCTACATGAAAATACTGCTAATATGAAGTGAACTGCTGAAACAATAGCAGAGCACAAATTACCCCGGCTCCTGTGGGTCATTTTCACCTGTAGTGTTCTGTGTTCCCAATTAAATTAATAGGATAACTCAAGTGGCTGAAGAGGAAGTGAGGGAGCCAGCGGGGAGCTGTGGAATTAACTGAAAACAAAGAAGCAGAGCAGTTTCCTATTCCCCTCCCTCGTCCTTCTGACTGCCGATTAGACTCATCACATCATAGCTTTAATTACTGGTATTCAATGTTCACACAAACACGAGGCAATGCGCAAACTGCTCCGTTCAAATCTGCCTGATTACCGTGTCTGAAAATGTTCAACTAAGCTGAATGTAGCAGGCTCTCTCCCCTTCACTGCTCACAGTTTATTTCCTGGTCGCTGCCCCTTTCAATCAGTGTCTGCAGCTCAACAGTGGTTCCCTCCTGAATACGGCCTCTAGTATTAGATTTCATTTAGATCTCACTTACGACACAGATGGAATGGTGCTAGCAGGTCCCCGCGCAGCCATGTGATTACTGATGTCTTTCAGTGGGAGGATACTCATTTACCAGCCCTGTTGGCTCAGGTTCCAGCATCTGACGATCAGGTCCGGAGAAAAATCTTTAATGAGGTTTATTGTCCTAATTAGCACTCCGTTAAGTGACAGTGTGGATTGGTTAGTTTGCCACTGAAACATCAGGCTGATTATCAGTAGGCAGAGCGCAGCACCAACTAACTGTTGCCTCTgcttttattacatttattaCTTTACATCCAAAAAGTGTTATATGCTTTAGTTATACTTTGAAAGGTCCCATATAAAGGTCTTCAAATCATATACAGTATGTAgcaaaaatgtataatttaagtGTCAAAAATACATTTGTGCATTATATCTTGCAATatattatacattattattacCACCGACAATCAACACCCAATGCTCTCAACAACATGTCATCAACTTCAGATCCTTTTAAGCGTGTAACTACTGTTAAAGGAAGGTGTATATCTTGTAGTGGCAAATTATTCTTCCTTTAGTATGTATATTTTTTAGGTTGCTTATTAAGGGCATGACTTGCAAGAATATTCCATAATGCAAAAATGAAACCAAAAGCATCATGGAGCTGAAAAAGTTGTCTGCATGTATCAACGATTCTGATATGGAAAGCCTACTCATTTTTTGCCTCCATACAGGTATAGTCAGAGTCGCCAGAGGGTGCAGTGTAATAACATAATTGATATGAACCATGTGCCGGTTAGATGTCTAGACATCTTCAGGTGTTATCTCTAAAATCTCATTGGGCAGAAACATAAAACTAGCTTTTTATTTGATAACAAATGGCCTGTCGACTAACcattagtcatgttctgtataattAACACTAGCACCCCGCTCATTTGACATGTTAAAGACTAACCACCCGTCACAAGGAGAACTACCCAGCATCTTAAACAGTCTAGTGTCCTTTGTGTTTCTGCAGGAACTTTAATAAGTCTCGAGTTGAAAGACATGACTATAAACCAATCAGGGAGGGGCTATTGAAAGATACTATTtactcttggaaaagagattttaatctcaattagtcttttacctggttaaataaaggatgtATACTATAGTATCAATGATGTCTCTAATCCTCCCAAACTTTATGGGGTTGCAATACTTAATCACTGGATTGACCCTCAAATGAGGACATTCTGATTCGGGAACACCACAAATCCTAATGTCGAACATCCCCACATAGTTCCATAGTTCATAGTTCCATAGTTGCAACCTGTTGACAACTACAATTAAAGGTAATTATTCTCACACATTTTATGTTACGAGTGGCATGGATTGTGTAGCAATATACAGGTGGTTCCAGGTCTATcattatacatacataaataatagTGTCTGGGGTATTAAAGTGCCATATTTATATAGTTTTGTATCAAATGTGTTATGATCCGAAATGCCAATTAAAAAATATTGTATGTGAGAAAAGTAAGaaatacattatattacatGCATATAGTTTTATACTTACGCTCATACAGAAAACTGCAGTCAATTAgctactgacacacacacacacacacacacacacacacacacacacacacacacacacacacacacacacacacacacacacacacacacaccccacactaGGACAGATACTCataaacacaatcagagactaaAATATCTCCTTGTTCTTGCTAACATGACATTCACATTCATAGACGCCTCTAGGTGTCTGAGCTTTCTAATTATCAGACGGATGTTGTCTGCTTTTCTGTTCCAAAATGTAGAATGCACAAATGCgtgcacacacacccacccacaccacacccacccacacacccacacacacacacacacacacacacacacacacacacacacacacacacacacacacacacacacacacacacacacacacacacacacacacacacacacacacacacacactgaaatacACACAGCTTACTCACTGATGTTTGGCGCAGGAACATGTCAGAAGGTGATGATGCACGTCACATGGCCCCTGCACAAACATCGCACCAATAACACGTGCTGATAATGATGTGTTTATCTGTGACAGCTAGTGAGAGACAGTGTGTACTGTAAGTGTGTATGAGGCGATTAGAGCCACACTTTAGAACCGGTCTTGCGAGATGCTCCGCAGTCTGCTGTTTTGTGTCTTCAAAACCACATTTCTATGTCACTCAACGCCACAGTAACAGTGTCCTGACCCCCCCGCTGCTTGCTCGGTTACAGAGCGGTCAAAGCATTTAACCTGAGCTCCACCGCTGCATAGAGCTCATTAGATTCGCCAGCAGAGCATACCAGAAGAGGCCATCTCTTAAACCAGGTGTCAGCCAGTCATTACTCTGCTGTCTGACCCCCAGAGCAGCTGGAAAGCTATATATGGCACCGAGTGGAAACACTGAGAATCTCCCCACTCCACCATTAACACAATGGCTCGTAATCAGCATCAGCCGTCCCGTGTACAGACAGAACATTGTGCTTCTGTCTGGCCTCAAGTCTCATTGATCAACTGACTTCAGAGGGTGTGTCAGGCCGCACGTGTGTCTCATAAGTGTTGGCGTGCTGAGAACTGTCTGGTGTTTTTCGTACGACTAGACATCAACACAACAAAAGACTGCATACTATTTTTAGGTCATCATTCGCCAGATGTTCACGCAGGGGGGTTTCCTTATATACGGTGTGTCTGTGTTAAATTATGTAAGTGTGTTACAACAGCGTGTCACTTTATCAAAAGGATAAGAGCTTCCTGATaacagctgcagcagtctgtaaTGGCACTGCTGATGTCTTTGTAGTGGACTTGTTATATTTCAGTGGGAGTGTGTAGCTGTGCTGTAAGCTGCCTTTTTTTCAGTCAGTCGGTTTCATTAAAAAAGTGTTTTACCAAAAGCCCTGCTGTGTAAGCAGATTATACCACAATAAGAAGCACAGATAGACTTATCTTCCCTTTCCTTGTACTGTAATGAGTTTAAATTAAGACATTGCTCTGcttcattctcttttttctctccATTTCTGTTTTTCCAGATGAATATAACCCTTTCATTCCCAAACTGGAGAAGAGTGTCAGCGGAAGCAGCCCGTCCAGGGATCGCCTTCTCCTCACCGTGACGATGCTCCTTCTGGCCGCTCTCTTCATCTCCTAGCAACGGCCATCCCATCAGTGTCACCATGCCAACTAGCCTTGGGAGGGTGTACAGTATCAGCGGGTGGGGGAGTCGAGGGGggagtcaggagagagaggagagttaAGATACCACAAATAGAGCAGAAGGCGAGAGGAGCAAGACATTAGAGTTTTCAAGCAtcagtgtgaatgtgtgtgtgtgtgtccagctgtgtgtgtgaggaagtgtgTGGTTTTCGTGGAGTTGAAAGACCTTGAGGCACTCGGTGACACAAACTGAACCGTATGTTTTAAAGTCAGCCTGTGCATACAGATGCAGGTGTGATagactgtgtgtgagtgtgtgtttgtgtgagtgtgtgtttgtgtgtctgaacAAGCCACAGGTTGAGCTTGTTGAATCATGCACACCACACAAAGCATTTATACACCAGGAGAGGCCGGGCTGAAATCCTAGTAAAAATCAAAGCATCAAATCCACCCAACCAATTGAAAACCATTTGAAGACTTTCCCCTGGatgtgattggctgaaacacttCCTTAGAGCTAGTTGCCATAGTTTCTTGCAACAAGAATTAAAGTGAACTCAAATGAACTGAATCAGATAGATTTAATGAAAACTGAACTGAAATTgccttttttttgttgttgttgatgttgatGCTGGAGACTTTTCCCAGTCCACGAAAGAAAAAAGGAACCAGCTGATGAACTGAGCAGGTCCTGTGTAGGAGACTAGTTGAAGTAGCTGATATTTCATAAACACACCCTGGGACTCCAGAAGCCAGTGTTTTAGTTTTCATCTCCGATGTCTGCCGTGTCATCCTGTGTTCACCATCAGCTCGTCTCTATGGAAGGGGCTGGACGGGGTCCTGGGGAAACACAGAGCATTTAAACAATGAAGCATTCACTCAAACAAAACAAGAGGGGATTTACTGTAGATGTGCCATTGACACGGGGGGTTTGTTGATGTTATAAGTTGCTGTGTCACTTTTCTGTCCTGTATTTGAAGTACCGAGGTTAAGGAAGAACACGATGGCTACAGAGCAGCCATGGAAACATGCAGCAATACTGCCCTCCTCTCAACACACTGCTGGCTGTTTTGAGGAGAGCAAGAGGAACAGGGACAAAGGAGGAAGAACAGTCCCTCACACAGGCGTCTATGAGCGGGTCCAGTCCTGGACAATAAGCAGCCCTCCACTGATCAATGTGGCGCAGCAGTCCGCTCCACCAATGCCATCTCTGTAAACCCATTCATCAGATACCACATGTAAACGGTTTTCTGTTACTGTTTGATTGTTAAGTGTGCCTGAAAGAGAAAACATATGTCTGAGTGTGCCACATGTGTGTTTGAGATTGAGAGAGACTATTTTAAATGGTACTAACGGTCAGAAAATACATCCACATTATGTACATCTTATACGTATGaaaatgcaaaaataaaataaaaataaaaacacaaactaaAGCAACAAGTAATATACAGTACATAAAACCGAGTGCTTTGGTGGAGAGCTGCGGCGATTCAAAACTCAAACAACTGTACCAGTCGGTTGCTTCAGAATAGTTTCCATAGCAACTAGCACCTTATTCACCATGGTTACCCCACCCTGCCAACGATGGACTCTAGTAGGACATGGCTTACCATAGTAgctgataaaaacgatgatgatgatgatggtgaagaTGATTTTAGTGATGATGAAGACCTTGATGGACTGCGAGCTGACCGGCTCACCCACCGGCATGTGAGGCGTTAAAGTACGCGTGTAAATGTCATAACGGACAAAGAATGGAATAACAATGTCTTTACATTTGCCAAGGTGAAATGTATTGTAAGCATTTTTACAAACTTGAAGCTCAGTTTCCTTGTGGTTGTTTTTTAAATCTTGTTTTTTaatcttttattttttaattgctGTGCTGAATTTGTTGTTGTCTTGAGGGGGGGTTGGGATTGAGCCATATGTAAACCTGGGCTGCACTGTGTGAGTTTCTTTGTCAACTTTAAGGTTAAGCTATCTTGGGTTAGTATGATTTCCagaaatattaatattgacaaatcATTTATGGCTGTGGTTCCCATCCCTTTTTTTCTAGTGACCCTTTTAAAGGACAGTTCATCAATCATACACATAAGGATGACTTTACTCATGTTGCAAAATGTTTCCTGTCACACATAGGGACATTTTTAAAATCTGAGAAAAAATAGACCGACTGTTCAACCAAGAGATGATTATACTTCTTGAACAGGTCAAATTATCCAGTCATCTTAATTAGAACCGGAAAATCATAAGAAAAAAGTCCAAAATCATAGCAGATATTGTGCGGTAGAATTTCAATTTTTTGCTTAACGATCCCATGACTCGTCAGATTTGTGTCTGGGTTAAGTCGatcaggttgggaaccacttaTAACGTTTTATTTGCATCAGTGTGCTAGTAGTTCTGGGTAACCTTCCCCAATGGGTTGTGACAGTTAGCTAGATTCTTTTCTCCACAAAACTTTGGAGAGCACACGTTTTTTAATGAATGTAGCTCTGTCACCCCAGACAAGAGTTTATACCTTTGGAAAAAAACATTGATCATGTAG
This genomic window from Pseudochaenichthys georgianus chromosome 16, fPseGeo1.2, whole genome shotgun sequence contains:
- the efna3b gene encoding ephrin-A3b; amino-acid sequence: MALIVLSLWVLTSLTWADVIPVPANRHSVYWNSSNIHLRREGYTMQVNVNDYLDIYCPHYNDSHRMVGTGEQYILYMVSYRGYRNCDPQLGFKRWECNRPHAPHAPIKFSEKFQRYSAFSLGYEFHVGQEYYYISTPTHHHGRSCLRLRVYVCCSTASDVDDEPEPTEPDYTLRPGLKLEDSDEYNPFIPKLEKSVSGSSPSRDRLLLTVTMLLLAALFIS